From Burkholderia pseudomultivorans, the proteins below share one genomic window:
- a CDS encoding hybrid sensor histidine kinase/response regulator, translating to MPTKLKLLAAHDGAASGKRFEPARVRRQQRSLLYGGGVAVTVFIVACATLVALLDVYDFLARSRSAFLGREAELHAELQIANVLLTHHVDSMEMFASAGARPTPDQLRQFTDTNGRMIVRSRTGQPSVAALADITPDHPAGSYAACLALLTGQADVMVVPMPHTANAGLSAYLACANQDFIGIVGLTPVGRAFDRLPAIDVHALLRDVRPRRGEGVALRSVDGRDDATLTTRSDPLLGRSVLRLTRPVLDAAGQPVAWLVINTRARVGELMTPDHVDETHALIDRHGTVAIGQPADAALVERALAFAGDPQGGRAGLHRIGTRFVISDRLPESDLVLMTTFSWRSIATALAPSLGATAGTALFALAALWLTIWAFDLRALRPAYRRAIRLIESESLNRMLIHTAPAGLALVSLADGDVIVRNDTMARYDEQAAGTPLGKRLWHAYRDGRDRRDGGGSARVVRCELAIDPDRPDSAYVAANIMRTRYRGVDALLCTLLDITARRQTEQKLQEARAAAEYANKAKSTFLATMSHEIRTPLNAIIGNLELMGRAPLAPTERRRLETVASSSDALLRIINDVLDLSKAESNQMTIERIPFDVGDMLRDVVAFYRPLADAKGLTLASRIAPALSDGHVGDPVRLRQIVSNLIDNAIKFTERGSVTIDAQLSSPDAGPRCVEIRVTDTGIGIPADNLPTLFDVYLQADTSIYRRFGGTGLGLPLCRRLARLMHGELTVDSTAGEGTTVLVALPLPEAPRGWRGAEPARDAFAVDATPHADARPMRVLVAEDHPASRALLRDQLELLQHDATIVTNGIEAMRAFFGAPFDVVLTDLGMPELDGYALANFLREQHTRVPVIAMTAYATEEDYRRCEQVGVAEVVLKPLAIAVLDAVLRRHAGAGEHAPAGREPARRDEPPAMSDEIRETLRTATLQSMASIDAALARRDLATIGVELHSMRGGFALAGDTAASDACAAMERAVGAQAPDANWQAFRHAIGQALARLER from the coding sequence ATGCCGACCAAACTGAAGCTGCTTGCCGCGCACGACGGCGCCGCGAGCGGGAAGCGATTCGAGCCGGCCCGCGTCCGTCGGCAGCAGCGCTCGCTGCTGTATGGCGGCGGCGTGGCGGTGACCGTCTTCATCGTGGCCTGCGCGACGCTGGTCGCGTTGCTCGACGTGTACGACTTCCTCGCACGGTCGCGCTCGGCGTTTCTCGGGCGCGAGGCCGAACTGCATGCCGAACTGCAGATTGCGAACGTACTGCTGACGCATCACGTGGACAGCATGGAGATGTTCGCGAGCGCCGGCGCGCGCCCCACGCCCGATCAGTTGCGCCAGTTCACCGACACGAACGGCCGGATGATCGTTCGCAGCCGCACCGGCCAGCCGTCGGTCGCGGCGTTGGCCGACATCACGCCCGATCATCCCGCCGGCAGCTATGCGGCGTGCCTTGCCTTGTTGACCGGGCAGGCGGACGTGATGGTGGTGCCGATGCCGCACACGGCCAACGCCGGATTGAGCGCATATCTGGCCTGCGCGAACCAGGACTTCATCGGCATCGTCGGCCTCACGCCGGTGGGCCGCGCGTTCGACCGGCTGCCGGCCATCGACGTGCACGCGCTGCTGCGCGACGTGCGTCCGCGCCGCGGCGAAGGCGTGGCGCTGCGCTCCGTCGATGGGCGCGACGACGCGACGCTGACGACGCGCAGCGATCCGCTGCTCGGGCGTTCGGTGCTGCGGCTGACGCGCCCGGTGCTCGATGCGGCGGGGCAACCGGTCGCGTGGCTCGTGATCAATACGCGGGCGCGAGTCGGCGAGCTGATGACGCCGGACCATGTCGACGAGACGCACGCGCTGATCGATCGTCACGGCACGGTCGCGATCGGGCAGCCGGCCGATGCGGCGCTGGTCGAGCGCGCACTCGCGTTCGCCGGCGATCCGCAGGGTGGACGTGCAGGCCTGCACCGGATCGGCACGCGCTTCGTGATCAGCGATCGCTTGCCCGAATCCGATCTCGTGCTGATGACGACGTTTTCGTGGCGAAGCATCGCCACCGCGCTGGCGCCGTCGCTCGGCGCCACCGCCGGCACCGCGCTGTTCGCGCTCGCTGCGTTGTGGCTGACCATCTGGGCGTTCGACCTCCGCGCGCTGCGTCCGGCGTATCGTCGCGCGATCCGGCTGATCGAAAGCGAGTCGCTGAACCGCATGCTGATCCATACGGCGCCGGCGGGCCTCGCGCTCGTGTCGCTGGCCGACGGCGACGTGATCGTGCGCAACGACACGATGGCCCGCTACGACGAGCAGGCGGCCGGCACGCCGCTCGGCAAGCGTCTGTGGCACGCGTATCGCGACGGTCGCGACCGCCGCGACGGCGGCGGCAGCGCGCGCGTCGTCAGGTGCGAACTGGCGATCGATCCCGACCGGCCGGATAGCGCATATGTGGCGGCGAACATCATGCGAACCCGATACCGTGGCGTCGACGCGCTGCTGTGCACGCTGCTCGACATCACCGCGCGCCGGCAGACGGAGCAGAAGCTGCAGGAAGCGCGCGCGGCGGCCGAATACGCGAACAAGGCCAAGTCGACCTTTCTCGCGACGATGAGTCATGAAATCCGCACGCCGCTCAACGCGATCATCGGCAATCTCGAACTGATGGGGCGCGCGCCGCTCGCGCCGACGGAGCGGCGGCGGCTGGAGACGGTCGCGTCGTCGTCGGACGCGCTGCTGCGCATCATCAACGACGTGCTGGACCTGTCGAAGGCCGAGTCGAACCAGATGACGATCGAGCGCATCCCGTTCGACGTCGGCGACATGCTGCGCGATGTCGTTGCGTTCTATCGTCCGCTCGCGGACGCGAAGGGCCTGACGCTCGCGAGCCGGATCGCGCCGGCGCTGTCCGACGGCCATGTCGGCGACCCGGTGCGGTTGCGCCAGATCGTGTCGAACCTGATCGACAACGCGATCAAGTTCACCGAGCGCGGCAGCGTGACGATCGACGCGCAACTGTCGTCGCCGGACGCGGGGCCGCGCTGCGTCGAGATTCGCGTGACCGATACGGGGATCGGGATCCCGGCCGACAACCTGCCGACCCTGTTCGACGTCTACCTCCAGGCCGACACGTCGATCTACCGCCGCTTCGGCGGCACCGGCCTCGGGCTGCCGCTGTGCCGCCGCCTCGCGCGTCTGATGCACGGCGAGCTGACGGTCGACAGCACGGCGGGCGAAGGCACGACGGTGCTGGTCGCGTTGCCGCTGCCGGAGGCGCCGCGCGGCTGGCGCGGCGCGGAGCCGGCTCGCGACGCGTTCGCGGTCGACGCGACGCCGCATGCCGATGCGCGGCCGATGCGCGTCCTGGTGGCGGAGGATCACCCGGCGAGCCGCGCGCTGCTGCGCGACCAGCTCGAATTGCTTCAGCACGACGCGACGATCGTGACGAACGGCATCGAAGCGATGCGCGCGTTCTTCGGCGCGCCGTTCGACGTCGTGCTGACCGATCTCGGCATGCCGGAACTCGACGGCTACGCGCTCGCCAATTTCCTGCGCGAGCAGCATACGCGCGTGCCGGTCATTGCGATGACCGCCTACGCGACCGAGGAAGACTATCGACGCTGCGAGCAGGTTGGCGTTGCGGAAGTCGTGCTCAAGCCGCTGGCGATTGCGGTGCTCGACGCCGTCCTGAGGCGGCATGCCGGCGCGGGCGAGCATGCACCGGCCGGGCGCGAACCGGCGCGGCGCGACGAGCCGCCGGCGATGTCGGACGAGATTCGCGAAACGCTGCGTACGGCCACGCTGCAATCGATGGCGTCGATCGACGCTGCGCTTGCGCGTCGCGACCTGGCGACGATCGGCGTCGAGCTGCATTCGATGCGTGGCGGTTTTGCGTTGGCGGGCGACACCGCCGCGAGCGACGCGTGCGCGGCGATGGAGCGCGCGGTCGGGGCGCAGGCGCCCGACGCGAACTGGCAGGCGTTCCGGCACGCGATCGGGCAGGCGCTGGCGCGTCTCGAGCGTTGA
- a CDS encoding fimbria/pilus outer membrane usher protein, which yields MENIKKTKKRNKPTVSGRSPACFLVLLGMALPGSAPASVVQFNEILLKRDDAPVEMSYFESGNGVVPGTYELDLYLNQSLVKRASVRFADDGDDKIVKPLLTVGVLKQIGIDIAKLEADGLVPPGSPDDAVVGFFGGDSGASVDFDIHALSLHLAMPQKYMARQPRGHVDESLWDDGITALFSDYQASYSRNTGGGYNSDYYYLGLHNGFNVGRWRLRNDASLTRSGNLTRFSSNRTYAERDLRAIKGRMAAGELYTSGQIFDSFRFLGAQLASDTGMLPDNENGFAPVVRGIAESHATVEVRQNGYLIYSTPVSPGAFEIADIYPSGSNGDLEVRIIEADGRVRTFTQAYSYVPVMVRRGGLRYHFATGKFRNTGKPSPTFAMATLVYGVTDNVTGFGGLLVSQRYTALNLGAGFNSPFGGLSLDVTHSQSDAGNRTQRGQSARLLYSKTLAATDTTLTMVGYRYSTEGFRTFAQHADDLGLVQPYGYQRQKSRFDVNVNQSIRRGSLFVSLGETSYWGESGRSRRYQLGYSGNLSAASYSVALSHTRESGAWRRSDTQVTVSASIPLGGGGRSLRAYTNVVSSLDGSANVQSGVSGFVDRNGTLGFSAQAGYEKHGGASGGLGMSWDARMGKLGANYNQSRYGGHFDASAAGSMVIHRGGVTFGQPVGETFAVMRVSGVKGAQLDASSSISTDGRGYAVVPYMQPYRYNWLNLAAASLGTDTEVSDSTKVLVPTRGAVVAADFEAEVGRRVQFVLQTKGDATVPIGAMAYDDTGRTLGVVDNQSRLMVFGAQDHGDFEVRWRDNGCRVRYTLPQADPSLSYDVVDAECIPDPAGAPVAALDTQNADS from the coding sequence ATGGAAAACATCAAGAAGACCAAGAAGCGGAACAAGCCGACAGTATCCGGCCGTTCTCCCGCCTGCTTTCTGGTCCTGCTGGGCATGGCGCTTCCGGGCAGCGCGCCGGCGTCGGTCGTTCAATTCAACGAGATCCTGCTCAAGCGCGACGATGCGCCGGTCGAAATGTCGTACTTCGAAAGCGGCAATGGCGTCGTACCGGGCACGTACGAACTCGACCTCTATCTGAATCAGTCGCTCGTCAAGCGGGCGTCGGTGCGGTTTGCCGACGACGGCGACGACAAGATCGTCAAGCCGTTGCTGACGGTCGGCGTGTTGAAGCAGATCGGCATCGATATCGCGAAGCTCGAAGCGGACGGCCTGGTGCCGCCGGGAAGTCCCGACGACGCGGTGGTCGGCTTCTTCGGCGGCGACAGCGGCGCGTCGGTGGATTTCGACATCCATGCGCTGTCGCTGCATCTCGCGATGCCGCAGAAGTACATGGCGCGGCAACCGCGCGGCCATGTCGACGAGTCCCTTTGGGATGACGGCATAACCGCACTGTTCTCCGACTATCAGGCGAGTTACAGCCGGAACACGGGCGGCGGATACAACAGCGACTACTACTACCTTGGATTGCACAACGGTTTCAACGTCGGCCGCTGGCGCTTGCGCAACGATGCGTCGTTGACGCGCAGCGGCAACCTGACGCGATTCTCGAGCAACCGGACGTACGCGGAGCGCGATCTGCGCGCGATCAAAGGGAGAATGGCGGCCGGCGAGCTGTATACGTCCGGACAGATCTTCGACAGCTTCCGGTTTCTCGGCGCACAGCTTGCGTCGGATACGGGGATGCTGCCCGATAACGAGAACGGCTTCGCGCCGGTCGTGCGCGGCATCGCGGAGAGTCATGCGACCGTCGAGGTGCGCCAGAACGGGTATCTCATTTACTCGACGCCCGTGTCGCCGGGCGCATTCGAAATCGCCGACATCTATCCGAGCGGTTCGAACGGCGACCTCGAGGTGCGGATCATCGAAGCCGACGGCCGCGTGCGCACCTTCACGCAGGCGTATTCGTACGTGCCGGTGATGGTGCGTCGCGGCGGCCTGCGCTACCACTTCGCGACCGGGAAATTCCGCAACACCGGCAAGCCGTCGCCGACCTTTGCGATGGCGACGCTCGTGTATGGCGTGACCGACAACGTCACCGGGTTCGGCGGGCTGCTGGTTTCGCAGCGCTATACCGCGCTGAACCTCGGCGCGGGCTTCAATTCGCCGTTCGGCGGCCTGTCGCTCGACGTTACGCACAGTCAGTCCGATGCAGGCAACCGAACGCAGCGCGGGCAAAGTGCGCGCTTGCTGTATTCGAAGACGCTGGCTGCGACCGACACGACGTTGACGATGGTCGGCTATCGCTACTCGACCGAGGGCTTTCGCACCTTTGCGCAGCATGCCGACGATCTGGGCCTCGTGCAGCCGTATGGCTATCAGCGCCAGAAAAGCCGGTTCGACGTCAACGTCAACCAGTCGATCCGGCGCGGCTCGCTGTTCGTGTCGCTGGGGGAAACCAGCTATTGGGGCGAGTCGGGGCGCAGTCGTCGCTATCAGCTCGGGTATAGCGGCAACCTGTCCGCCGCCAGCTACAGCGTCGCGCTGTCGCATACGCGCGAGAGCGGCGCGTGGCGTCGATCGGATACGCAGGTGACCGTGTCGGCGAGCATTCCGCTCGGCGGCGGGGGGCGCTCGCTGCGCGCGTATACCAACGTGGTGTCGTCGCTCGACGGCAGCGCGAACGTGCAGAGCGGCGTCTCGGGTTTCGTCGACCGGAACGGCACGCTCGGCTTTTCGGCGCAGGCCGGCTACGAGAAGCACGGCGGCGCGTCCGGCGGCCTCGGCATGAGCTGGGATGCGCGCATGGGCAAGCTGGGCGCGAACTACAACCAGAGCCGCTACGGCGGACACTTCGACGCGAGCGCCGCCGGGTCGATGGTGATTCATCGGGGTGGTGTGACGTTCGGCCAGCCGGTCGGCGAAACCTTCGCGGTGATGCGCGTGTCGGGCGTCAAGGGTGCGCAGCTCGATGCGTCGTCGTCGATTTCGACGGACGGTCGCGGCTATGCGGTGGTGCCTTATATGCAGCCGTATCGCTATAACTGGCTGAACCTCGCGGCGGCGTCGCTCGGCACGGATACCGAAGTGTCCGACAGTACCAAGGTGCTCGTGCCGACGCGCGGCGCGGTGGTCGCGGCCGACTTCGAAGCGGAGGTCGGCCGTCGCGTGCAGTTCGTGCTGCAGACGAAGGGCGACGCGACCGTGCCGATCGGCGCGATGGCATATGACGACACGGGCCGCACGCTCGGCGTGGTCGACAACCAGTCGCGCCTGATGGTGTTCGGCGCGCAGGATCACGGCGACTTCGAGGTGCGCTGGCGCGACAACGGATGCCGCGTCCGCTATACGTTGCCGCAGGCCGATCCGTCGTTGAGCTATGACGTCGTCGACGCCGAGTGCATCCCCGATCCGGCCGGTGCACCGGTTGCCGCGCTCGACACGCAGAACGCGGATTCGTGA
- a CDS encoding fimbrial protein has product MTFDIKKITAAAVAAVATSSVMAADGTINFSGEIVTASCSISSGAGANVTGGKGAQNVEVKLGKVSSDAIGSVADGQIAAGTNINLNLDCGNTADKLTTVKVRFDPNGGSGVDPKNVYLLKTTGTAEGVGIGIYDIDNKLLNLAANETFDAPLVKTTTPGAAEGDPEVVNYSAKLALRAAYVKNGDPVKAGVANGTLPFTLTYE; this is encoded by the coding sequence GTGACTTTCGATATCAAAAAAATAACCGCGGCTGCAGTGGCTGCCGTTGCCACGAGCAGCGTGATGGCGGCAGACGGCACCATCAATTTTTCGGGAGAAATCGTCACGGCGTCGTGCTCGATCTCGAGCGGCGCGGGTGCGAACGTGACGGGCGGCAAGGGCGCGCAGAACGTCGAAGTGAAGCTGGGCAAGGTCAGCTCTGACGCAATCGGCTCGGTCGCCGACGGCCAGATCGCGGCCGGTACCAACATCAACTTGAATCTCGATTGCGGCAACACGGCCGACAAGCTGACGACGGTGAAGGTCCGCTTCGACCCGAACGGCGGCTCGGGCGTCGATCCGAAGAACGTCTATCTGCTGAAGACGACCGGCACGGCGGAAGGCGTCGGCATCGGCATCTACGACATCGACAACAAGCTGCTGAACCTCGCCGCGAACGAAACCTTCGACGCGCCGCTCGTCAAGACGACAACACCGGGTGCTGCCGAAGGCGATCCGGAAGTCGTCAACTATTCGGCCAAGCTGGCGCTGCGCGCGGCCTACGTGAAGAACGGCGACCCGGTCAAGGCCGGCGTCGCGAACGGCACGCTGCCCTTCACGCTCACCTACGAGTAA
- a CDS encoding molecular chaperone → MKQRFIVSVLLACALSILPGLSSAGVTLESTRVVFPPGGKEASILVKNRASEDVMIQSWVESGSDPKAAVPFAITPSLSRLGPAKQQVLRIFYQGRGLPSDKESVFWLNVQEIPQKAKSDNTLQIAVRQRVKVFYRPSGLPGNADEAASHLSWRVVEADGKPFLEVRNDSRFNVSFGAVKLVSGQSAQRVPVEMAVPGGTQRVEITGKHATPARVEYETVNDYGAIVSHSRDVSPS, encoded by the coding sequence ATGAAACAACGATTCATTGTCAGCGTGTTGCTGGCCTGTGCGCTGTCGATTCTCCCTGGCTTGTCGAGTGCAGGCGTCACGCTGGAAAGCACGCGCGTGGTATTCCCGCCAGGGGGAAAGGAAGCATCGATCCTGGTCAAGAATCGCGCATCCGAGGACGTCATGATCCAGTCGTGGGTCGAGTCCGGAAGCGACCCCAAGGCGGCGGTCCCGTTTGCGATTACGCCGTCGCTGAGCCGGCTGGGGCCCGCCAAGCAGCAGGTGCTGCGCATTTTCTATCAGGGGCGCGGCCTGCCGTCCGACAAGGAGTCGGTGTTCTGGCTGAACGTGCAGGAGATTCCGCAGAAGGCCAAGTCCGACAACACGCTGCAGATCGCCGTGCGTCAGCGGGTCAAGGTCTTTTACCGGCCGTCCGGTTTGCCTGGCAATGCGGACGAGGCCGCGAGCCATCTCTCATGGCGCGTCGTCGAGGCCGACGGCAAGCCATTCCTGGAGGTCAGGAACGACTCGCGTTTCAACGTCTCGTTCGGCGCGGTCAAGCTGGTCAGCGGCCAGAGCGCGCAGCGCGTGCCGGTCGAAATGGCGGTGCCCGGCGGCACGCAGCGCGTCGAGATCACCGGCAAGCACGCGACGCCCGCCCGCGTCGAATACGAGACGGTCAACGACTACGGCGCGATCGTGTCGCACTCCCGCGACGTCTCCCCATCTTGA
- a CDS encoding fimbrial protein: MKAKDLSTRLLLVAATMLGFAGSSTAANIYAFGGRDLAVPSAVPSGATLSRYTFSPAEVCGQSQCEISLVFLYNKGSIWESNVAGPDMETNVPGVSVRLFFDGKPVTSNFTGTFSRIAELQLFRNGGPIASGAFSSGSFDSYYIISYKTGMISSRDSSIRLSGKVTAIDGTCEVPDQNVKLPPVSSGQLHGIGATAADTPFNLSVTGCPRGFNRVGYTILPAGGSVPDGSGTLPLLPESTATGASIRVVDASGTPPKFGASLPVTAYSKDTGGSYQIPMRASYVQTAGKVTGGSVHAAIVVLLDYQ; this comes from the coding sequence ATGAAAGCCAAAGACTTGTCCACCCGACTTCTGCTTGTCGCTGCAACGATGCTCGGCTTCGCCGGGTCTAGCACCGCAGCCAACATATATGCGTTCGGCGGCAGGGACCTCGCCGTTCCGTCAGCCGTGCCGTCCGGTGCCACGCTGTCCCGTTATACGTTCTCGCCGGCCGAGGTGTGCGGTCAGAGCCAATGCGAAATCTCGCTCGTCTTTCTCTATAACAAGGGCAGTATCTGGGAAAGCAACGTCGCCGGGCCGGACATGGAAACCAATGTTCCGGGCGTATCCGTTCGTTTGTTCTTCGACGGAAAGCCAGTCACTTCCAACTTCACCGGCACTTTTTCACGCATCGCCGAACTTCAGCTGTTTCGCAACGGCGGCCCGATCGCGAGCGGGGCGTTCTCGAGCGGCTCGTTCGATTCGTACTACATCATCAGCTACAAGACCGGAATGATTTCTTCGCGCGACTCGTCGATCCGACTGTCGGGCAAGGTTACCGCAATCGACGGGACGTGCGAGGTGCCGGATCAGAACGTGAAACTGCCGCCCGTCAGCTCGGGGCAGTTGCACGGTATCGGCGCGACCGCAGCCGACACGCCGTTCAATCTCTCGGTGACCGGATGTCCGCGCGGCTTCAATCGTGTCGGCTACACGATTCTTCCGGCGGGCGGCTCCGTGCCGGACGGTTCCGGCACGCTGCCTTTGCTGCCCGAATCGACCGCGACCGGCGCGTCGATTCGAGTGGTCGATGCGTCCGGTACGCCGCCGAAGTTCGGCGCATCGCTCCCCGTGACCGCATATAGCAAGGACACCGGCGGGTCGTATCAGATTCCGATGCGTGCTTCGTACGTGCAGACCGCCGGCAAGGTGACAGGCGGCTCGGTCCATGCCGCGATCGTGGTCCTGCTCGACTATCAATAG
- a CDS encoding response regulator: MDEFFVRVMVADDHPSSAIGMSKALAESSTIRLVGTVSNSTDLVAALEEHPSDVLVLDFVMPGGKFGDGLVLLSFLQRRYPALRIVTITMIDNPSVLHAIRRQGVGCILSKSDAISHLVGAVHAAFVGADYQSPHIKQLLESTGSPAIERPLTTREIEVVRLYSAGLTVGEIATQLHRSKQTISSQKASAMKKLGIVRDADLIRYADEGRLPVDPSADMPDDGA; encoded by the coding sequence ATGGATGAATTCTTTGTGCGGGTGATGGTGGCGGACGACCATCCATCGTCCGCGATCGGCATGTCGAAGGCGCTCGCGGAGAGCAGCACGATCCGGCTTGTCGGCACCGTATCCAACTCGACGGATCTCGTCGCGGCGCTGGAAGAGCATCCGAGCGACGTGCTGGTGCTCGACTTCGTGATGCCGGGCGGGAAGTTCGGCGACGGGCTCGTGCTGCTGTCGTTCCTGCAGCGCCGTTATCCCGCGCTGCGCATCGTGACGATCACGATGATCGACAATCCGAGCGTGCTGCATGCGATCCGCCGGCAGGGCGTCGGCTGCATCCTGAGCAAGTCGGACGCGATCTCCCATCTGGTCGGCGCCGTGCACGCCGCATTCGTCGGCGCCGACTATCAGTCGCCGCACATCAAGCAGCTGCTCGAAAGCACCGGCTCGCCGGCGATCGAGCGTCCGCTGACGACTCGGGAAATCGAGGTGGTTCGCCTGTACAGCGCCGGCCTGACCGTCGGCGAGATCGCCACGCAGCTGCATCGCAGCAAGCAGACGATCAGCTCGCAGAAGGCGAGCGCGATGAAGAAACTCGGCATCGTGCGCGACGCCGACCTGATCCGTTACGCGGACGAGGGCCGGCTGCCGGTCGACCCGTCCGCGGACATGCCGGACGACGGCGCGTAA